AAAAGAAGATATAAATAAACATAATGCTGATTCCCAATGCAAGATTTACTCCAACCCCTCCTCTGCGTTTTTTATATGTAAGTGCAACAGCTATAATTGTCAGAATATAAGATGAAATAGGCAGGCTGGTTCTTTTGTGTAATTCTACCAAGTAAGAGTTTAAGTTTTTAACACCCCTCTTTTTCGAAATAGCTATGAATGCTACCAGTTCATCTGTAACCATTTCTTGGGACAATGTAGATTTAAATATGAGGTCTTTGGGTGTAAAAGCAAAAGTAGTATCAAGCGTAATTCCGGATACAATACTATCTTGCTTGGCAAATAGCTTTCTTATTTTATAATTGGTTAATTTAAAAACACTATCTTTCTCATTCCAGGAAATATTATCTGCGGTTAATTTATAATTCAACCTGATTCCATTATAGTATTCCAGAGAAAAAAAGATCCCCGAAGAAAATCTAAAATTATAATTTTTAAAGTATACATAAGTACTATCACTTAATTGCAAACTAAAATCCTGAACTGAATTTTCCCCGATTTTTGCTCCTCTGATATATTTTTTTTCAAATTTATGTCTTGCTTTGCTACTATAAGGCACTACATAATGGTTCATTACCAAAGCAAAAATGGTTACCAAGGTGGCCCCAATAAAGTACGGGTACAAAAACCTTTTAAAAGAGATTTTTGCATTTATCATGGCGACAATTTCCGTATTATTGGACAGTTTGGTTGTAAATACGATTACTGCAATAAACAGCGCCAATGGCATAAAAGTATTGGCATAATAAATGATAAAATTTTTA
This window of the Flavobacteriaceae bacterium genome carries:
- a CDS encoding LptF/LptG family permease, with amino-acid sequence MVSRRSQKTHYCRRFFRLEASNGTPNEQTIIALKILDWYILKRYLVTFIFTLLILIPIAVAIDISEKVDKFLRHDTLTTLEIINDYYKNFIIYYANTFMPLALFIAVIVFTTKLSNNTEIVAMINAKISFKRFLYPYFIGATLVTIFALVMNHYVVPYSSKARHKFEKKYIRGAKIGENSVQDFSLQLSDSTYVYFKNYNFRFSSGIFFSLEYYNGIRLNYKLTADNISWNEKDSVFKLTNYKIRKLFAKQDSIVSGITLDTTFAFTPKDLIFKSTLSQEMVTDELVAFIAISKKRGVKNLNSYLVELHKRTSLPISSYILTIIAVALTYKKRRGGVGVNLALGISIMFIYIFFLKVSEVLGAVAGVNSFIYVWSPNIIFGALAIYLYSNARK